The DNA segment TTTATGAGAACTTTTGCTGCACAGTGAGCAAAAGATACAAGGAAATGGAAAGAAGTAGGGGAGACATTCTCAGTTCATGGGCACTATCAAGCCCCTCAGCCACTCTTGAGGCCAGAAGTTTATGCACCTTTCTTCCCCTTTTCTCAAACACTAAATAcattattatatgtattatatcATCCTTCTTTATCAATGCTGTAACCTTAAAGATTTAAGCAACAAATAGCCTATCATTTGATTTTTGCTTACATTACATATGTAAAGTTGTGTTTTTCTCTAAACACGCCAACAGTCTTCTATATGGGGACCACCACCCATGCTATTACTTGCAAGTGTATAGTTCCTCATCATTGGATCATCATCCACAGACAATAAAACTTTAGTGCACATTCATCTCAAGAATATGCTTTATATAATTCTTCAAATTTTGcaaataattcatccatccatttatactACTCTCAAAATATATAAGCTGAACAGCTTTTCAACTAGATTCTGGGGACATACTtgcaatttttaaacaaatactttGGTGTCTTGTTAAAAATTAGTTAGAAGTTTTAATACTAGTGCTCTTGGTACAGTTGGATCTAAATCTTCAAACAAAAGTTTTAATTTACTCACTTGTTTATGTTCAAAAGCTTTGAATAGTCAGTGGAAGAATAAAAggagataaaataatttatcttCTTTAAATAATTCATGTAGACTTATatgacaataaaatttaaaaataaatgagtaaaaattGCAATTGTTTCCAAAAAACAACAACTCTGATCATTTTCAGTCTAAATTTTCTCATTTATGTCTTTTCATTTCTAGTTATGTGCATAGTACATAGGTCAGCATATTTCttacaccccaccccaccccacctccATAGCCTTAAACTAGTACTGACATATACTCAAAAACAGGCCATATTTAACTgtccatattttaaaaactatgtTGTGATTTATACATGTGCAGACATATTCAAATTAGTTCCAAATAGCCTAATTTAGTGTACATTTAACAGTAGAATTAGCACTATGGTAAGACAGAGTTTAAAAAGTAAATcgtttacattcaaatgaagaacATTTGGGACAATAGGCAGTGTTCCAAGTGGGAGAGTGGTGATTTGGTGTGTATCCCTCTAGATCTTTCCAGGAGCAAGGTGTAAAATTTCCAGAAGTTTACAAAGAAACCCTAAAAGAACATTTGTTAACCTTCTGGTCTTTCTTGTTTTGGCTAAGGTCATTGTTCAAAATTCCAGAAAGTCAGTAGCCAGATATTTCATCTGTGGCAGAGGAGCAACACTGAAACCACTGCTTATTAATGAGAATACGAGTGCTTGTTATCCTCAAGAATTTTGGAGTATAGCTCTCtggacaatcttaacaatttggCCAGCATTGGCCAATTAGGAGAAGCACTAAGAATGCATTCCATATTAAGAATCCTTCCACTGTAATTAAGAATGAAGAGGGATAGTGCTatgcttttgtaattttttgttccATTAGGACCAGATCAACCCGTCATCTTTGAAGGAAAGATAAAGGCATTGGAAGGCTCATCAAGAAAAAGTTTTCATGCTATCCATACATAATATGAATCAGATGTAAATCTTATTTAACATTTATGGTACTGTTTAAAAAAtttagagaaaagaaaatattttaaaaaggaaaaagaaatcttGACACTGTATCAtgcaagtaaaaaagaaaaaaagcacagcaaaaaagaaattccagttttattttaaaatgaacatccaGACATATGTCAGGAGTTTAACTGCAAATTACTATTGTCTGTCTTAATAAAATTGACTTTCCAGAAGTATATTTATAATACATGAAGTACAAAAAACCAAAGCAGAGTGTCTTTCAGTCTTTTAACGTTTGCCATTATGATCTTgtttattttaactttctttttaacaTCAATAAAcggcagttatttttttcttacatcaGTTATGTTTAAGTATACTATATATTCCAAAAACAACAGCAgcatatttacaatttttttttttaaataaatgtgtataaaagACAAAAGTTTCAAAGATCTTTATAACAGTGAATTGCCACAGAGCTGGAGGCTTTTTACCACAAATTTGCTTTGAACTCACTTCCTTTTGCTTTTGCAATACTATACAGGTCAAtacaaagtattatttttttctttgcttcatgATAACTTATgagttatttctatattaaatacacttttttttctcaGATGTGTTCATCTATGTGGGTATCTGTATAACATGTCCCTTTACTCCGCTTTTCTTCGAGAGACCTAATGTCTTCAATCTTTCCATTTATGTTGTTGAAGGTTGTATggtcatctttaactttaattagaatacaaacatttttctgaaatgttttatcAAGCATTAGGTACATAATGGGATCTGTGATGCATCTGGATACAGACAGCCAGAGTACAAAGTTTTTTCCTTCCACTAAAGGGGTTAATTTTTCGCAAGTAGTTTTTCTTACAAGTTTTACAAACACAATTTTGAATATTTGCTGCGGTAGGAAGCAGATTGCAAGTACAAGCTGAATGAGCAGCagctttttgaaaacatttttgtaaattttgtcaCTTCCCATTATTGATGTGGTTTTGTACACTGTATTTAGATGCCTTGCCAAGGACATGTAAGAAAATAGCACTaagcaaaagcaaatgaaaaagagGGCAGCGCCAAAAAAATTGGATATTTGAGAAGCTTCTCCCcctgtttctatttttttgctATAGCATGTATCatcattttcttctgcttttgcttCTATAATGGCGTAGAACAATACAATAGGAAGTATTCCAGTGATGGTAATGACCCACACAGCACCACAGATTATTTTGGCAAACTTTGGTTTTTGAATATTTTCTAAAAATCCTGAGTAACATTTATTAACTAAAATAATATAGCAGCTAAACTTCTTTTGTTTAACCAATATAGCATAGCGAGTAAATGCAATCCAGGTAAGTATGACCATACTGATATAGATGTTAATGTGCAAGACAGGGGTCACTAACCCAACAGTGAACTGACAGAAGAAATTGCTTAATTTCCATGTGAATCCTTGTATGTAGTAAACAAACATAAATGGCAAAATAATGCACAAAAGTAAATTAGAAATTGTCAAATTGATCAGATAGATATGAGTTGGTGTTGtgattgacatttttttcataaatatccACAAAGAAATGATGTTTCCTGGTAAGGCAACAACAAATACCAATAAGTAGAGGAATGGCAGGGCAAATGAAGTCATGTAGGACATGTGCAAACAAGTTGTGACATTTGTGTCATTTGCCATTGatctgaaaaagagagagagagagtatctGTTAATTACCATAAGATGAAGCCACAGTGGTTTTTCCCTCTGACATTTTGCAGCACTAGGTACTATACCTGGGTTGTGTTTTAGCCTGGTCACCATCTGTGTGATGTTTTACACATTCACTTTGAGattatgtggattttttttttctttttacatctttCCCAGGTACAAATAAtgtatagattagattagaacgATTGATTAGTTTTAGTTGGCTCACATGAGTGAGTCTGGCTTTGTGCTTGTATGTTTTAAGCAATGGACCGGCATGCCATCCATTGCTGGCTTCTGACCCTTGTGACTGTATAATTGGATAAAGTgggtataaaaataaagaaagtttacTCAGAATAATCCTTGATTTGGCTAAACAGTGGTATACTTAGAACACCTGAAGAAGTTCCATTGATGTGTTCCTAAAAGAAAagtctttgtttatttcattttttaaactcttATTTGCTTATAACATTTTTAGATCTTTCATCTCTTCATCCAATTACTGGACTCGCATAATCCAGTTTTAGGGTTTTTGGGAAGCCGAAGGCTTTAGTTTTTTGCTAAACTGTTTTTTATCTCTATAATTTCACctgtcatttcattttcagtttagtttaatgAACTTTTGAccgtttatattttgtttttaattttgaagacTTACCTcagttagtttttcttttttgtgatcaatttttattgaaatacaaatgcctcaattattttttgtttagagtGAGTAATTTAGTCATTTAAACTGTAAACTTTTCATTTTAGCCTAAAAATAGCAAtttaatgaagatgaaaaaattcTTGCTGTTtctattgtatacagtaatccctcctccatcgcgggggttgcgttccagacccccccgcgaaagataaaaatccgcgaagtagaaaccatatgtttatatggttatttttatattgtcatgcttgggtcacagatttgcacagaaacacaggaggttgtagagagacaggaacgttattcaaacactgcaaacaaacatttgtctctttttcaaaagtttaaactgtgctccatgacaagacagagatgacagttccgtctcacaattaaaagaatgcaaacatatcttcctcttcaaaggagtgcgcgtcagagagagagagagaaaaaagcaaacagtcaaaaatcaatagggctgtttggcttttaagtatgcgaagcaccgccggacaaagtactgtagctgcaaggaagggagcaagcatttttcagcattttttagaggagcctCCGTAttctctaggccagtgtgcgaacagcccctctgctcacaccccctcccgtcaggagcagagaatgtcagagcgagtgagcgagagcggaaagcaaacaatcaaaaatcaatatgtgctgtttgatcttttaagtatgcaaagcaccatgcgggaagcatatcggttgcaaagcagccacatgtaagcccagcaaagaagggagcagtgtgaaggtaatctttcagtgttttttgaggagcggctgtgtcctctaggggtgcaaacagcctccgtgctcacaatatatttgaggagttttatttaatacataatacgcgctgtggttgggtagcttctcagccatctgccaatagcgtcccttgtatgaaatcaactgggcaaaccaactgaggaagcgtgtaccagaaattaaaagacccattgtccgcagaaatctgcgaaccagcaaaaaatccgcgatatatattttaatatgcttacatataaaatccgcgatggagtaaagctgcgaaagtcgaagtgcgatatagcgagggattactgtacagcaaaAGGATTGTGGAAACATACCAGTAATCCTATGAAAAACTCactaagatcctttattgctttaACCATGTTTACAACATTATCTTCCAAATGTTTTATTACATGTGTCTTACATTGTAGCAGTATCTGTATGTTCAAGAACCAGGTGATTTATTCATAAGCTCTTGGCATTTTAATCTTTGGACTAAATACCCTATGAATGCAGATAGTTTACACAGCCTCCTAGacattaaataaacacagcaGAACCCCATTTATCCAAGGTAATGTGGACCAGTGCTACCTCAGATAGCTGAAAACTTGGATAAAACAGATTTGCCTCTCTAGTGGCGACACTGCGTAGAAAAGGTGGGGGCTGACATCACCAGAGAATTGCACCACTCACAT comes from the Erpetoichthys calabaricus chromosome 4, fErpCal1.3, whole genome shotgun sequence genome and includes:
- the LOC114650250 gene encoding probable G-protein coupled receptor 82, which codes for MANDTNVTTCLHMSYMTSFALPFLYLLVFVVALPGNIISLWIFMKKMSITTPTHIYLINLTISNLLLCIILPFMFVYYIQGFTWKLSNFFCQFTVGLVTPVLHINIYISMVILTWIAFTRYAILVKQKKFSCYIILVNKCYSGFLENIQKPKFAKIICGAVWVITITGILPIVLFYAIIEAKAEENDDTCYSKKIETGGEASQISNFFGAALFFICFCLVLFSYMSLARHLNTVYKTTSIMGSDKIYKNVFKKLLLIQLVLAICFLPQQIFKIVFVKLVRKTTCEKLTPLVEGKNFVLWLSVSRCITDPIMYLMLDKTFQKNVCILIKVKDDHTTFNNINGKIEDIRSLEEKRSKGTCYTDTHIDEHI